The Naumovozyma dairenensis CBS 421 chromosome 2, complete genome genome segment CTGTTAGGGGGAAACAAAAGATGTCATTGAGAGATAAGCAAAAAGTTTTACGTGCGCATATCACCAAACAAAAGAAAGGTAAATAGATACAGATATATagttattatatatttgcCTATCTTTCTATGTTTTTCactgtatattattattaagaatgAATTCCTTCTTTAGTTTTTCCTCTTGTTTTGACGATAGCTAAGTGAAGCTACTACTACAGAAATGTTATCCTTATATTTGTGTTCAGTTTTACCCGTCGCTGTTTGTCTTTACACATCGCATCACATGATATGGAGGTCTAGAAGTCTCTTATGGATCTGACCCTTCCCCgcaaaaaacaaacattCCTCTCCATCTTTGCTCTCCCGAAGTGTTGAGTAATTTTTAACACCGCCGCGCCGTCTCCCCGCCGCCCGATGTAAATGATAATGCACTGAAATGTACCCTAATCGTTTTTGGGGGGGTGGGGTGGGGGAGAAGATGCCCTACATGAATACCCCTACTCTGCTTCGTTTCCAGTAATACTTACTCTTCTGTTCACGCAGAGACGTGTGATATTGGGGtattaatatatacatatacacATATAcacatatacatatatacatataagAATGTTATATCGATAGAGCGCCTGGATGCAAAGATAGAGCATATATAAGCTACAAGGACACATTCTCGAAGAAACACACACATACACACTACCTCGAAAGGGAACGGCAATTACACCAGCTGCTATCACGATTTAAGCATACACATTCATACATAAACATACATACCAAGATGTTATCAAGGGCAAAAGCAATTATTGACAAGAAACTCCCATTCCCACATCCCTTAACAATTACCCCGACAAGAAACTTATCAATTCATGAATACCGTTCCACTGAACTATTAAACAAATACGGTATCCCTACTGCTAAGGGAATAGTAGCATTCACACCCGATGAAGCATTCCAAGCCGCTAAGAAACTTTCCCCCTCCACGGGCCTCGTAGTGAAAGCACAAGCATTGACTGGTGGTCGTGGTAAGGGCCATTTCAACACTGGTTACAAAAGTGGTATTCACATGATTAAATCCGCAGAGGAAGCGTTCCAAGTTTCACAAGAAATGTTAGGGAATAATTTGATCACGAAGCAAAGTGGCTCCAAGGGGAAGAAAGTGTCTAGTGTTTTCATTGTGGAAAAATGTAATGTTTTGCATGAAAGTTATCTTTccattttatttgatagGCAAGCTCGTTTACCTTTGATTATTGCATCTCGTGATGGTGGGATGAATATTGAAGAGATTGCTGAGGAAAAACCAGATTCTATTAAGAAATTCCATGTTAAAgaggaaattattaatgacGAATTAGCTATGGAGATTGCCAAGAGTTTAGGATTCACTCATACTGATTTGAGGGAAACGGCTAAAACTATTCAAAATCTTTATAAATTGTTTAAGGATAAAGATGCGAcacaaattgaaattaatcCAATAagtgaaattgaaaagcATGAAAATGGGGAATACGACGTGGTTTGTATGGATGctaaatttggatttgatgataatgcAGAATTTAGACAACATGAAATTTATTCTTGGAGAGATATTACGCAAGAAGATCCAAATGAAGTTGAAgctaaaaaatatgaattgaatttcGTTAAATTACAGGGTAATATTGGTTGTTTGGTTAATGGTGCTGGATTAGCTATGGCAACAATGGATGTCATTAAATTATATGGTGGTGACCCAGCTAATTTCTTGGATTGTGGTGGTGGCGCTACCCCTGAAACTATTAAGAAGGGATTCGAATTGATTctatcaaatgaaaaagttgatgccatttttgtaaatatcTTTGGTGGAATTGTAAGATGTGATTTGGTAGCTGAAGGGTTAGTTGCTGCTGCAAaggatttgaatttaaagattccAATCATTGCAAGATTACAAGGTACTAATCTAGATGAAGGTAGAGctattattaaagaatctGGTGTGAAAatcttttcatttgatgaattagatcCTGCTGCAAAGAAAGCTGTTGAATTAGCAAATAAATTCCATGGTAAGCATTAACAGAAAAccacaaaaaaaaatttttgttatttattgtcaaaattaaaaaaaattacctTTAATACTATACTacctatatatattctttctttattattctcttattttcatatatattaaatattctaATCTTAAATCACTACTGCGTCTTTCTCTAAGGGTAAATACGGTAGATAAGGATATCAGTCGGTTGATAAATATGCCCGCcctaaatatattcattagaTAAAGGAGGAAAGATGGAACAAAAAGACTTCTTTTGTATACATAAGTtagtatattttatattatgaACCAAAATACTCATACATTGTAGACGAGAAAGGGAGTGAAAATGCAATcattaaaagaatatatgtatatttgtcgttatatatattattatcataaaaataaaatgaattgaagaaatacCTTAAAGGTGGGTTTTTTTATCATAAGAatagtattattgttgttcatGAATGTGTCACTAAGACATTATTACTACTTTTATCATCATGCgtcattatattcatatcTCCCTTATTCTTGGATGTGGTTCCATTAAcaatataattcaaaaCTTGCATCTTAGAATCACCATTTTCCAAtctatatttaataattcttgtCATTTGAGTCCCTGCTACCCCCGCTAGGAAGAAATTTACGGAAgctaataaataatttcttgGTGTAATGACAAATGACCAACGAGTCCAAACTAACCCGGTtgctaataatgataaattttgtGTTCCAGATAAAGTATCTACTGGTCTTTGCATATCATTTAAACCGGCTATGACAAGACTCCATTTTAATGTGGGGGCCCAAAAATGAACTGTCTTGGGTCCCGTTTGACTATTCCAAAACCTTTTAAATGTGGTTCCTATCGTTGATCTTGCGGCTGACATGTCTTATTTCTTGTgtgtttgtttgttgtttcggtatgtgtgtgtgtgtttGTGTGTGTTTCTCACTTGTTGTGTTATATGGAATAGgtagatagatagatacTGTAGTAGGATAAACGTTTCGCTTCAATTACTCGAACCAACTCATAAGATATATagtttttccaattttacATATACACATACATGTACATAGACATAGACATATTACTAGATAGATGCCTTATGGAAGATGAAACAGCGTAAGAGACTCACTTTACCAATAAAAACGGACAAGTCCTTTTCCCACTAAAATGACGTATTGAGAGCGGAGGTGTGTGGGTGTGTAGTACGGCTGTTCAATGCCCCCCCCCCCCGAGGAAGAAACACTATAAGTTTGAGGGAGGttttatacatatataacGGCTTTAGCGGTATTGTTACGTAAAACTGTTACGTATTGTACAATAATGCAATCACCACTTAAATATATACGGGGTGGCCTCATGGTAGGGATAGGGTTTCTTCAACTTTTCCTCTCTTTTGTGTtaaattgtttcaaaaatctTAGTCAATTCTTCTCCCACCCCTCACCCGCGGGAACCTTAAATAAACCCTCAAAGTTGTTCCGTCGAGACACTATCCGCGGAACCGAAGTACTTGAATTATTTATGCATCACGTCACACAGTGGGGAGCTTTCTCAAAACGTCACAAATTTACCTCCACTGTCACCATAAAATTACacaaattttcttgtttaCGATTTATACACTTTGTGTTTTCTGCTCCCATACAAGCCATACTATAACCTCTAACATTTATTCatatatgaaatattttagtCATATAgtctattatattttattgcTCTAGTTTAAACCACTTTGGTCTTTCAGCAGCTCATCAATAGGCTTATCTTCCTCCATCATTTGTCGCTCCATTGCACTCTGCgcttcatcttctaaacCTTGCTCCAATATCTCAATTGAATCATCTTGGTCTCGTGAATCAATGGCATCAGCTACAGCTTCTTCTAGCTCTAACCCAGTATGATTTTTCTTAATCGCAACTGATTCACTAACGTGCCTTTTTCCATGGTGAGATTCGATCTCCTTTATTTCTAAGGCATCgataaattcatcatcatcattctcaacttcttcttcgtgCTCTTCTTGTCCctcttttccttctttatCGAGAGATCCTAATCCATCACTCTTTACTACTGCGCCTTCTGAACGACATACAATTTTCCAggtattgaaaatttggataacattttcatcttctttaatatcaaCTATTTTTTCAGTCTTAGCAATTTTGGAAGGTAACTTCCTACCACGTGGACCTCTTGCCCTTCTACGTGTCCCCATACCGGTTGATTCATCCCCCATTGCTTCTTCTGCCTGCTTTAAGTTCAATTGCTCTTCCACTGCATTAGAGGCTGCATCAggtgataattttttatttagaATTGGCCCTCCAGGTGCCATCCCAGGGAGCGCAAATAGCCCATTCAAATTCTTAACAAATTCTGCTTTCCCTTCATTATCGGTATCCTTTGAgtcattttctttctcaCTTCCTTTAGAAAATGGTTCATTGACTTTTGCCATATTTTCCTCTTGTTGCTTTTTCAACATTTCATGCAATGCGGCAATCCTTGATGATGGTTTCTTAGGCACTGGTGGTGGTGCACGCTTTTTGGGTCTTTCAGGAATCTTCGGTTCTaccttttcttcattatgtgcttcttcttcaggTGCTTCTTGTTTATGCGCTTCTTCTGTATgtgcttcttcttcaggtgcttcttcttcttttccttcaGAAAGCAATTCATCGTTTCCCTTCGAAGGACTGACTGCAGGTTCTTCCACACTCGGCTCTTGTCCGGTTCTCAAATCCGTATCAATATCTTCTGAGACTGCTTCCCCTTCATTATCCACTTTATGGACTGGTGTACTTTCAGGTACATTTGATAAGATATCTACTTTAGGTTCCATTTCAGATTTGTTTTCCTTCTCTTCCTTGTGAGGTACTATATCGTGGccttcatttttcttttcaaatattgaCTCCTCTTTAGCACTACTATTCGTACTAGAAATAGCCGGTCTTCTTTCAGGCATTTTTGGTAGTATTGTTGGGGTAGCATCGTCAGATGGGACTGCTTCGATAGTTTCAGTTTCAGCTTTACCTTGGAGTCCTTCCTCTTTGACATCTGCATGAATAACTTCCACAATATTATCATGAGATATCGACTCCATCTTTGGAGTATCAACTCTCCCAATTGTTGGCCTTCTTTCCGGAATCTTTGGAGTGATTGCTGGTTCAGCTTTAGAACTGATACCAGAAGTAGCAATGTCATTTTTAACTGTAATATCGTCTTCATCTTTGTAAACTTTTTCCTGTAATTGCTCttcatttttgttttcattttcatgtTCTTCCACAACTTCTTTTACTTTGCTGGCAGGATCGGTAGTAACTACTTCGGATTCTGGGGATGGCATTGCTACTGA includes the following:
- the AIM21 gene encoding Aim21p (similar to Saccharomyces cerevisiae YIR003W; ancestral locus Anc_7.156), whose protein sequence is MSQSDLPHIPERPRRRKTSPMQSSLSQEELNEVEPSLPATGQASVKETTPSIPSRRPIRKAQTIQTIGNNDINTTDVETQIPLLPERRPMKHSVTEEIDNLIQNTDSELKEMENMLSSVHAQIPHPPRRPNKNHGTATSNHGHEENINSQGDENDTKQQNLVHEMGEDGLQGKKSSNKSFSSIKEPVPDGSSEGNVVESIGNIFSEPMLQTSQPKIAEEGQVDNSIEVTEGTKEETKDQSVDTTDSVAMPSPESEVVTTDPASKVKEVVEEHENENKNEEQLQEKVYKDEDDITVKNDIATSGISSKAEPAITPKIPERRPTIGRVDTPKMESISHDNIVEVIHADVKEEGLQGKAETETIEAVPSDDATPTILPKMPERRPAISSTNSSAKEESIFEKKNEGHDIVPHKEEKENKSEMEPKVDILSNVPESTPVHKVDNEGEAVSEDIDTDLRTGQEPSVEEPAVSPSKGNDELLSEGKEEEAPEEEAHTEEAHKQEAPEEEAHNEEKVEPKIPERPKKRAPPPVPKKPSSRIAALHEMLKKQQEENMAKVNEPFSKGSEKENDSKDTDNEGKAEFVKNLNGLFALPGMAPGGPILNKKLSPDAASNAVEEQLNLKQAEEAMGDESTGMGTRRRARGPRGRKLPSKIAKTEKIVDIKEDENVIQIFNTWKIVCRSEGAVVKSDGLGSLDKEGKEGQEEHEEEVENDDDEFIDALEIKEIESHHGKRHVSESVAIKKNHTGLELEEAVADAIDSRDQDDSIEILEQGLEDEAQSAMERQMMEEDKPIDELLKDQSGLN
- the MPC3 gene encoding mitochondrial pyruvate carrier (similar to Saccharomyces cerevisiae YGR243W and YHR162W; ancestral locus Anc_5.83), with product MSAARSTIGTTFKRFWNSQTGPKTVHFWAPTLKWSLVIAGLNDMQRPVDTLSGTQNLSLLATGLVWTRWSFVITPRNYLLASVNFFLAGVAGTQMTRIIKYRLENGDSKMQVLNYIVNGTTSKNKGDMNIMTHDDKSSNNVLVTHS
- the LSC2 gene encoding succinate--CoA ligase (GDP-forming) subunit beta (similar to Saccharomyces cerevisiae LSC2 (YGR244C); ancestral locus Anc_5.82), whose amino-acid sequence is MLSRAKAIIDKKLPFPHPLTITPTRNLSIHEYRSTELLNKYGIPTAKGIVAFTPDEAFQAAKKLSPSTGLVVKAQALTGGRGKGHFNTGYKSGIHMIKSAEEAFQVSQEMLGNNLITKQSGSKGKKVSSVFIVEKCNVLHESYLSILFDRQARLPLIIASRDGGMNIEEIAEEKPDSIKKFHVKEEIINDELAMEIAKSLGFTHTDLRETAKTIQNLYKLFKDKDATQIEINPISEIEKHENGEYDVVCMDAKFGFDDNAEFRQHEIYSWRDITQEDPNEVEAKKYELNFVKLQGNIGCLVNGAGLAMATMDVIKLYGGDPANFLDCGGGATPETIKKGFELILSNEKVDAIFVNIFGGIVRCDLVAEGLVAAAKDLNLKIPIIARLQGTNLDEGRAIIKESGVKIFSFDELDPAAKKAVELANKFHGKH